A DNA window from Cervus elaphus chromosome 17, mCerEla1.1, whole genome shotgun sequence contains the following coding sequences:
- the DCAF16 gene encoding DDB1- and CUL4-associated factor 16, with protein sequence MGPRNPSPDPLSESESEEEENTTYLNESSGEEWDSSEEEDPVVPNLTPLESLAWQVKCLLKYSTTWKPLNPNSWLYHAKLLDASTPVHILREIGLRLSHCSHCVPKLEPIPEWPPLASCGVPPFQKPLISPSRLSRDHATLNGPLQFATKQLSRTLSRATPIPEYLKQIPNSCVSGCCCGWLTKTVKETTRTEPINTTYSYTDFQKAVNKLLTASL encoded by the coding sequence ATGGGTCCTAGAAATCCCTCTCCTGATCCCTTATCAGaatcagaaagtgaggaagaagaaaacactaCCTACCTAAATGAGAGTTCTGGGGAAGAGTGGGATTCCTCTGAAGAAGAGGACCCTGTGGTGCCCAACCTAACACCTCTTGAGAGTCTTGCCTGGCAGGTTAAgtgccttttaaaatattctacaaCTTGGAAACCGTTAAATCCTAATTCCTGGTTATATCATGCTAAACTCCTGGATGCTAGCACACCAGTCCATATACTTCGAGAGATAGGCCTGAGACTCTCTCATTGCTCCCATTGTGTACCCAAACTGGAACCAATTCCTGAATGGCCTCCTCTGGCTTCTTGTGGAGTACCACCTTTTCAAAAGCCCCTTATAAGTCCCAGCCGGCTTTCTAGAGACCATGCCACTCTAAATGGACCACTGCAGTTTGCCACCAAACAGTTAAGCCGAACATTGAGTAGAGCCACCCCGATACCTGAATACCTAAAACAGATTCCTAATTCCTGTGTTTCTGGTTGTTGCTGTGGCTGGTTAACTAAAACAGTTAAGGAAACAACCCGCACTGAACCCATCAACACTACTTATTCCTACACTGACTTCCAAAAGGCAGTTAACAAACTCCTAACTGCATCACTATAA